One part of the Mytilus trossulus isolate FHL-02 chromosome 11, PNRI_Mtr1.1.1.hap1, whole genome shotgun sequence genome encodes these proteins:
- the LOC134691388 gene encoding RNA-binding protein 24-B-like isoform X1 has translation MASTITQKDTTLTKIFVGGLPYHTTDKSLREFFDKFGDIEEAVVITDRQTGKSRGYGFVTMSNKDGAERACKEPNPIIDGRKANVNLAYLGAKPRGIATGLSLSGIPIAIKTGLPTAVPMTYAGVPQYIYPSTAYVSATTPNMLASSLSSAISPTAAGQYIDYSAYAAQFAAANAYEAAYQYGTSANAFVTPSGAAYTYAMPQQIAAGTPTIHFQPQQIQADRMQ, from the exons ATGGCATCTACAATTACACAGAAAGACACTActctaacaaaaatatttgttggtGGTTTACCGTACCATACAACGGACAAATCTTTACgagaattttttgataaatttggtGATATAGAAGAAGCGGTTGTGataacagacagacaaacaggGAAGAGCAGAGGCTATGGCTTT GTAACGATGTCGAATAAAGATGGTGCAGAACGTGCCTGCAAAGAACCAAATCCGATCATAGATGGCAGGAAAGCTAATGTCAATTTGGCGTATTTGGGTGCCAAACCAAGAGGTATAGCAACTGGTCTCTCACTATCTG GTATTCCAATAGCTATTAAAACAGGGTTACCGACAGCAGTACCAATGACGTATGCTGG tgttCCACAGTATATCTATCCGTCAACTGCCTACGTCTCAGCAACGACACCAAACATGTTAGCGTCAAGTCTATCGTCTGCTATTTCACCAACAGCTGCCGGACAATACATTGACTATTCAGCGTATGCCGCTCAGTTCGCTGCCGCCAATGCATACGAAGCCGCTTACCAATATGGAACATCTGCTAATGCATTCGTAACGCCCTCTGGTGCCGCATATACCTATGCCATGCCTCAGCAAATAGCAGCTGGAACTCCAACGATTCACTTTCAACCCCAACAGATACAAGCAGACAGGATGCaatga
- the LOC134691388 gene encoding RNA-binding protein 24-B-like isoform X2 encodes MASTITQKDTTLTKIFVGGLPYHTTDKSLREFFDKFGDIEEAVVITDRQTGKSRGYGFVTMSNKDGAERACKEPNPIIDGRKANVNLAYLGAKPRGIPIAIKTGLPTAVPMTYAGVPQYIYPSTAYVSATTPNMLASSLSSAISPTAAGQYIDYSAYAAQFAAANAYEAAYQYGTSANAFVTPSGAAYTYAMPQQIAAGTPTIHFQPQQIQADRMQ; translated from the exons ATGGCATCTACAATTACACAGAAAGACACTActctaacaaaaatatttgttggtGGTTTACCGTACCATACAACGGACAAATCTTTACgagaattttttgataaatttggtGATATAGAAGAAGCGGTTGTGataacagacagacaaacaggGAAGAGCAGAGGCTATGGCTTT GTAACGATGTCGAATAAAGATGGTGCAGAACGTGCCTGCAAAGAACCAAATCCGATCATAGATGGCAGGAAAGCTAATGTCAATTTGGCGTATTTGGGTGCCAAACCAAGAG GTATTCCAATAGCTATTAAAACAGGGTTACCGACAGCAGTACCAATGACGTATGCTGG tgttCCACAGTATATCTATCCGTCAACTGCCTACGTCTCAGCAACGACACCAAACATGTTAGCGTCAAGTCTATCGTCTGCTATTTCACCAACAGCTGCCGGACAATACATTGACTATTCAGCGTATGCCGCTCAGTTCGCTGCCGCCAATGCATACGAAGCCGCTTACCAATATGGAACATCTGCTAATGCATTCGTAACGCCCTCTGGTGCCGCATATACCTATGCCATGCCTCAGCAAATAGCAGCTGGAACTCCAACGATTCACTTTCAACCCCAACAGATACAAGCAGACAGGATGCaatga